The following are from one region of the Rattus rattus isolate New Zealand chromosome 13, Rrattus_CSIRO_v1, whole genome shotgun sequence genome:
- the Ankrd10 gene encoding ankyrin repeat domain-containing protein 10 isoform X2: MFSMASLLHTSILLSLRNASGLTAADIAQTQGFQECTQFLLSLQNHQMSRFCPNGTLSGGHENILPNHINLGTNRKRCLEDSESLGVKKARTRVPSLDHTMPLANGDAEDDADRMHVDREFAAVSDMKNSSSVLNTLTNGSVINGHLDFPCVAQLNGMESRSDPCLTGSNGISNGQPFPSGQGPVCANGTEEPEKTMGVNPEMCGSLHLNGSPSSCVASRPSWVGDIGESLHYGHYHGFGDTAESIPELSSVLEHSSCVRVEQRYDSAVLGAMQLHHGS; the protein is encoded by the exons CCTGAGAAATGCCAGTGGCCTGACAGCAGCAGACATTGCACAAACCCAGGGTTTCCAAGAGTGCACCCAGTTTCTCTTGAGCCTCCAGAACCATCAAATGAGCCGTTTCTGTCCTAATGGCACCTTGAGTGGAGGTCATGAGAACATACTTCCCAATCACATTAACCTGGGAACCAATCGAAAGAGATGCTTGGAAGACTCAGAGTCTTTGGGAGTGAAGAAAGCTAGAACCAGAG ttccaAGCCTGGATCACACCATGCCTCTAGCAAATGGTGATGCTGAAGACGACGCTGACAGGATGCACGTTGACAGAGAGTTTGCCGCTGTATCAG ATATGAAAAACAGTAGCTCCGTGTTGAATACACTGACAAACGGAAGTGTCATCAATGGACATTTGGACTTCCCCTGCGTGGCCCAGCTCAATGGGATGGAGAGCAGGAGTGACCCGTGCTTGACAGGATCTAATGGAATTAGCAATGGACAGCCATTTCCCAGTGGCCAGGGCCCTGTCTGTGCTAATGGGACTGAGGAGCCAGAAAAGACCATGGGCGTTAACCCGGAGATGTGTGGATCTCTCCATCTGAACGGGAGCCCAAGTAGCTGTGTGGCCAGCAGACCGTCTTGGGTGGGGGACATAGGGGAGAGCCTGCACTACGGACACTACCATGGGTTTGGGGATACTGCAGAGAGCATCCCTGAGCTGAGCAGTGTGCTGGAGCACTCAAGCTGTGTGCGGGTGGAACAGCGCTACGATAGTGCCGTCTTGGGCGCTATGCAGCTGCACCACGGCTCCTGA